One window of the Pseudomonadota bacterium genome contains the following:
- a CDS encoding glycosyltransferase — protein MKKLLTSLAFLAAMIAIIVYAIVRIAFTMILAPEHVWTEQLFAGMLLAGEMFILVHALGYAAALLRSSTGRQADLGRHHPLTFPPPAVAVLVAARHEPKEVLEQTFRSLVNLSYPNKTVYFLDDSSDEKYMREAEELCEKFNLTLFRRSERRGAKAGIVNDCLSALDQRYVAIFDADQRPIQGFLTTIIPMLESDEGLAFVQTPQYYSNMEESHVAKGATYQQSVFYEYICEAKGSNQSMFCCGTNVAFRREALLSVGGFDESVVTEDFATSLKLHTAGWRSLYYNHVSTFGMGPQMLAAYFKQQDRWARGTVGVLRRVVAQFIRSPASLSIGQWWEYLLSSSYYLIGLAFLFLMACPIAYIFFNVPSFFIHMDIYFSVFIPYITLSLAVFFFTLRARSYRLKQLFIGQLLTYISIPVYVRATLLGLAGVQGKFGITLKGKGTRMSFLSLWPQIVIMFLNFAALAWGINRFFYERDLSVLVNCFWVTYHFLVMNAIFYFNEELHLEVDGAAS, from the coding sequence GTGAAAAAGCTTCTCACATCGCTCGCATTCCTGGCCGCTATGATTGCGATCATAGTCTATGCGATAGTGCGCATCGCGTTCACGATGATCCTTGCGCCGGAGCACGTCTGGACCGAGCAGCTCTTCGCAGGCATGCTGCTGGCCGGGGAGATGTTCATCCTCGTGCACGCCCTTGGCTACGCGGCTGCGCTCCTTCGGAGCTCGACCGGCAGACAGGCGGATCTCGGCCGACACCACCCCCTCACATTTCCCCCCCCGGCGGTCGCGGTGCTGGTGGCCGCAAGGCACGAGCCGAAGGAGGTGCTGGAGCAGACCTTCCGGAGCCTGGTCAATTTGAGCTACCCGAACAAGACGGTCTATTTCCTGGACGACTCCTCCGACGAAAAATACATGCGCGAGGCCGAGGAGCTGTGCGAAAAGTTCAACCTTACGCTCTTCAGGCGCAGCGAGCGCCGCGGCGCGAAGGCCGGGATAGTGAACGACTGCCTGAGTGCCCTGGACCAGAGATATGTCGCCATATTCGACGCCGACCAGCGCCCGATCCAGGGTTTCCTCACCACGATCATACCGATGCTCGAATCGGACGAGGGGCTGGCATTCGTCCAGACCCCCCAGTACTACTCGAACATGGAGGAGAGCCACGTTGCAAAGGGCGCCACGTATCAGCAGTCGGTATTCTACGAATACATCTGCGAAGCCAAGGGCTCGAACCAGTCCATGTTCTGCTGCGGGACCAACGTGGCGTTCAGGCGCGAGGCGCTGCTCTCGGTCGGGGGATTCGACGAGAGCGTGGTGACTGAGGACTTCGCCACCTCGCTCAAGCTCCACACAGCCGGGTGGAGATCGCTCTATTACAACCACGTGAGCACGTTCGGCATGGGGCCTCAGATGCTGGCCGCCTACTTCAAGCAGCAGGATCGCTGGGCCCGGGGCACCGTGGGCGTGCTGCGCAGGGTGGTCGCGCAATTCATAAGGAGCCCGGCCAGCCTCTCGATCGGACAGTGGTGGGAGTACCTGCTCTCCAGCAGCTATTACCTCATCGGGCTGGCATTTCTCTTCCTCATGGCGTGCCCGATCGCATACATCTTCTTCAACGTGCCCTCGTTCTTCATCCACATGGACATCTACTTCAGCGTGTTCATCCCCTACATCACCCTCTCGCTGGCGGTGTTCTTCTTCACCCTGAGGGCGCGGAGCTACAGGCTGAAACAGCTCTTCATCGGCCAGCTGCTCACGTACATATCGATCCCCGTCTACGTCAGGGCCACTCTCCTCGGCCTCGCCGGAGTGCAGGGAAAGTTCGGCATCACGCTCAAGGGCAAGGGCACGCGGATGTCGTTCCTCTCGCTCTGGCCGCAGATCGTCATCATGTTTCTCAACTTCGCGGCGCTCGCATGGGGTATAAACAGGTTCTTTTATGAGCGCGACCTCTCTGTGCTGGTCAACTGCTTCTGGGTGACCTATCATTTCCTGGTGATGAACGCGATCTTCTACTTCAACGAGGAACTGCATCTCGAAGTGGATGGGGCGGCTTCATGA
- a CDS encoding cellulase family glycosylhydrolase, whose amino-acid sequence MKTTSLILLASLALASCVKGGSCTCGRQGLDVRGAALMDDSTLWDPARVAPDMDSIEERDWAFTALGGMNTARLAVKADYFMGHEGEVREQGFEFLERQLAFAEKYRLRVVLDMHIPPGGAIQDYRVTPGSEAFWHDEALKLRFVATWAEIARRFAKDRRIWAFELMNEPSGGPDQYWELMEDTIEAIRAVDPVHLIILQPDRDWRVRKLRDDKLAFSFHFYSPIEFTHQGVADNPRFRDISGVRYPGEAADHSGEKHFYGPGVIMEELSYAAGVARKTGVPVIIGEFGLSTAADEESAGRWIADVLGAGRELGLDGYLYWREIYRGGADISKAGHATMAVIDDGSYESSAQFFGIRPSLAAEDPGFDFAGFYREFGGGR is encoded by the coding sequence ATGAAGACGACCTCCCTCATCCTCCTCGCGTCGCTGGCCCTCGCCTCGTGCGTCAAGGGAGGATCGTGCACATGCGGGCGGCAGGGCCTTGACGTCCGTGGCGCAGCCCTCATGGACGACTCGACGCTCTGGGACCCGGCCAGGGTCGCGCCGGACATGGACTCCATCGAGGAGCGCGACTGGGCCTTCACCGCGCTGGGCGGAATGAACACGGCCAGGCTCGCCGTGAAGGCGGACTATTTCATGGGCCACGAAGGCGAGGTGAGGGAGCAGGGCTTCGAATTCCTGGAGAGACAGCTGGCATTCGCTGAGAAATACCGCTTGCGGGTGGTCCTGGACATGCACATCCCACCCGGTGGAGCGATCCAGGACTACCGGGTGACGCCGGGGAGCGAGGCCTTCTGGCATGATGAGGCGCTGAAGTTAAGATTCGTCGCGACATGGGCCGAGATCGCGCGAAGGTTTGCAAAGGACCGCAGGATATGGGCCTTCGAGTTAATGAACGAACCCTCGGGCGGGCCCGATCAGTACTGGGAGCTGATGGAGGATACGATCGAGGCGATACGCGCGGTCGATCCCGTTCACCTCATAATCCTGCAGCCCGACAGGGACTGGAGGGTCCGCAAGCTCCGGGATGACAAGCTCGCCTTCAGCTTCCACTTCTACAGCCCAATTGAATTCACGCACCAGGGGGTCGCGGACAACCCGCGATTCAGGGACATCTCCGGAGTCCGCTACCCCGGAGAGGCCGCGGACCACAGCGGCGAGAAACACTTCTATGGCCCGGGCGTTATAATGGAGGAACTCTCCTATGCGGCGGGCGTCGCGCGCAAGACAGGCGTTCCCGTGATCATAGGCGAGTTCGGCCTGTCGACAGCGGCCGACGAGGAGAGCGCAGGCCGATGGATCGCGGACGTGCTGGGAGCGGGCCGGGAGCTGGGACTTGACGGCTACCTCTATTGGCGCGAGATATACAGGGGAGGGGCCGACATATCAAAGGCTGGCCATGCGACCATGGCTGTGATAGACGATGGGTCATACGAGAGCAGCGCACAGTTTTTCGGGATCAGGCCCAGCCTCGCTGCCGAGGATCCCGGATTCGATTTTGCCGGTTTCTACCGAGAGTTCGGAGGGGGGAGATGA
- a CDS encoding tetratricopeptide repeat protein, which yields MTRRFNSRSALAASALMLFCALWSASSWAGHRESLLGLARVLSHQKKYEESRARYDEYLARYPGDMQAHLEAGELAFWSGDYDAALAHYEKVLSDKRLGPKAESKAAEVLLIKGEFKRSQELYARVLESDPSDIDARVRVAELLSYEKRYGESVAQYDAAIEQEPGNLRAMRGRADVLSWAGRYDESIAAYDGILEADYDPDAARQKARVLGWAKRYGESLAAYREAADRTGMEAIGLEGRAKDAFWNSWPIDAISLYRELLEIEPGNAEARFDLGQTEGYERMWPEASSDFSTMLDEMPGHFRARDSLSRAETLWKKRVLIPEFHWFRAKSGSRDTDIDRYTAGLSFRQPIGSSLGIDAGYYFDLFRFENAGSIPRSQGKIGLDFSLGPRFWGEGLYLPTGYPSDSRMSHLWSGRASVRALDQLVLTAFTERDDLYNQRIVFDKRLRQTDVGGQIESRLHRRVTAYAGYRYRMVSDSNRQNSAGVEGLFYFSYEPRRLTLDLRFDWQDWKRTVTDYWSPENFWHMSATLHWRHYLNPDGMYYGALNTYYGFKYRFQIDRDKRPFNGGAFEFHRDWSHSLETGVEAFGNYSSVYWDLGAMASMAIRF from the coding sequence ATGACGAGACGATTCAACAGTAGATCGGCCCTGGCCGCATCGGCTCTGATGCTCTTCTGCGCCCTCTGGTCCGCCTCATCCTGGGCCGGCCACAGGGAGAGCCTGCTGGGGCTCGCGCGCGTGCTCTCCCACCAGAAGAAGTACGAGGAGTCGCGCGCGCGCTACGACGAATATCTGGCCAGATACCCGGGCGACATGCAGGCGCATCTCGAGGCGGGCGAGCTGGCATTCTGGTCCGGAGACTACGACGCCGCGCTGGCGCATTACGAAAAAGTGCTGTCCGACAAAAGGCTCGGGCCAAAGGCCGAATCAAAGGCGGCAGAGGTGCTGCTCATCAAAGGGGAGTTCAAGCGCTCTCAGGAGCTGTATGCCAGAGTCCTCGAGAGCGACCCCTCAGACATCGACGCCAGGGTCAGGGTCGCGGAGCTCCTCTCGTACGAGAAGCGCTACGGCGAGTCAGTCGCGCAGTACGACGCTGCGATCGAGCAGGAGCCGGGCAACCTTCGCGCCATGCGCGGCCGCGCCGACGTCCTCTCCTGGGCAGGCCGCTACGACGAATCGATCGCCGCATACGACGGGATCCTCGAGGCCGATTACGATCCGGACGCGGCAAGGCAGAAGGCGCGCGTGCTGGGCTGGGCCAAGCGCTACGGCGAGTCGCTCGCCGCATACCGCGAGGCGGCAGACAGGACCGGGATGGAGGCCATAGGGCTCGAGGGGCGGGCCAAGGACGCATTTTGGAACTCGTGGCCGATCGACGCGATCTCGCTCTACCGGGAGCTCCTCGAGATCGAGCCTGGCAACGCGGAGGCGCGCTTCGATCTCGGCCAGACGGAGGGCTATGAGCGCATGTGGCCCGAGGCCTCATCCGATTTCTCGACCATGCTGGACGAGATGCCCGGCCACTTCAGGGCGCGCGACAGCCTCTCGCGTGCAGAGACCCTCTGGAAGAAACGGGTGCTCATCCCGGAATTCCACTGGTTCAGGGCAAAGAGCGGCTCCAGGGACACCGACATCGATCGCTACACAGCGGGCCTCTCCTTCAGGCAGCCCATCGGCTCTTCGCTCGGAATAGATGCCGGCTACTATTTCGACCTCTTCAGGTTCGAGAACGCCGGCTCCATACCGAGGAGCCAGGGCAAGATAGGCCTCGACTTCTCCCTGGGCCCAAGGTTCTGGGGCGAGGGGCTCTATCTGCCCACCGGATATCCCTCGGACTCTAGGATGAGCCACCTCTGGAGCGGGAGGGCCTCGGTCAGGGCGCTGGATCAGCTGGTCCTCACAGCGTTCACAGAGCGCGACGACCTCTACAACCAGAGGATCGTCTTCGACAAGAGGCTGCGCCAGACAGACGTCGGAGGGCAGATCGAATCGAGGCTCCACCGCAGGGTGACCGCATACGCCGGTTACCGCTATCGGATGGTGAGCGACTCAAACAGGCAGAACTCGGCAGGGGTGGAGGGGCTGTTCTATTTTTCCTACGAGCCCAGGAGGCTCACCCTGGACCTTCGGTTCGACTGGCAGGACTGGAAGAGAACGGTCACCGACTACTGGTCGCCGGAGAATTTCTGGCACATGTCCGCGACGCTGCACTGGAGGCACTATCTCAATCCTGACGGCATGTACTACGGGGCGCTCAACACATACTACGGCTTCAAGTACCGCTTCCAGATCGACAGGGACAAGAGGCCCTTCAACGGAGGGGCCTTCGAGTTCCACCGCGACTGGAGCCATAGTCTCGAGACGGGAGTCGAGGCGTTCGGCAACTACAGCAGCGTCTACTGGGACCTGGGGGCCATGGCCTCCATGGCGATACGATTTTAG